Proteins from a single region of Corynebacterium casei LMG S-19264:
- a CDS encoding AbiTii domain-containing protein, which translates to MGRQDEALRIADELLADIELQRLKASEIVLKASRVARLVGHEELIEFLGFERNGYPTDGSARKWIEKTGRRTDQKANKYFVASIAKIEAYLAASQEEIEALRGGGNYSGDYIVVASRNHDDRIAGRAVEVARWSGICGQVVATVYDLIMEIYHELLFSELQASLFVDTQTKVDGLLSTSSGSALNKIESVSDRLRDGDPESVSQALTTCRRLIDSCADQLFPPQAELYTIGEQPLKVGQQNVLNRLQAYTYKCAVPQKRRDRLRRTFSDLYDRCSAGTHAEVSVEEARFVFLQTYIALGELLTLVDNSDAASPKLA; encoded by the coding sequence ATGGGAAGACAAGATGAAGCACTACGAATTGCCGATGAACTATTGGCGGATATTGAGCTTCAACGGTTGAAAGCTTCGGAAATTGTGTTGAAGGCCAGCCGAGTGGCCCGTCTTGTAGGGCATGAAGAGTTAATCGAGTTCCTAGGGTTTGAACGAAACGGTTACCCAACAGACGGTTCAGCCCGCAAATGGATTGAGAAAACTGGTCGGAGGACTGATCAGAAGGCTAACAAGTACTTTGTAGCATCGATCGCCAAAATCGAGGCGTACCTCGCGGCTTCCCAGGAAGAGATTGAGGCACTGAGGGGCGGTGGAAACTATTCAGGCGACTACATTGTGGTGGCCTCCAGGAATCATGACGACCGCATCGCTGGTCGTGCAGTAGAGGTTGCTCGATGGTCTGGAATCTGTGGTCAGGTTGTGGCAACAGTTTATGACCTGATCATGGAGATTTATCATGAGCTTCTGTTCAGCGAGCTTCAGGCATCTTTATTCGTAGACACACAGACAAAAGTAGACGGTTTGCTCTCTACCTCCAGCGGTTCTGCTCTCAACAAAATTGAAAGCGTGTCGGACCGGCTTCGAGATGGTGACCCAGAGTCTGTTAGTCAGGCGCTGACGACTTGCCGTAGATTAATTGATTCATGCGCCGACCAGCTCTTTCCACCCCAGGCAGAACTTTACACAATAGGCGAACAGCCGTTGAAAGTGGGACAACAGAATGTTCTGAATCGACTACAGGCATACACATATAAATGCGCAGTCCCCCAGAAGCGAAGGGATCGACTCAGGCGGACCTTCAGCGATCTCTACGATCGATGTTCTGCAGGAACCCATGCGGAAGTATCTGTCGAAGAGGCTCGATTCGTCTTTCTTCAGACCTATATCGCGCTTGGAGAGTTACTGACCTTGGTCGACAACAGCGACGCCGCGAGTCCTAAATTAGCTTGA
- a CDS encoding NUDIX domain-containing protein, which yields MTFSSPPVHSSSPDSTFRLATYAVCVRNDEVLLVAVTASDDHSKVWTLPGGGVERFEDPLDTVIREVEEETGATSRVVQLLGVDSRVIPKDEAIRGMPHHNIGIFYEVVIRDSELRPEPSGDTVMPTWIPFAQIASLPRSGLVDVGMSLFIERPQSGHVPSVQVKGLVRH from the coding sequence ATGACATTTTCATCCCCTCCAGTTCATTCCTCGTCCCCCGATTCCACGTTCCGGCTGGCGACCTACGCTGTTTGTGTACGCAACGACGAAGTGCTGCTAGTAGCCGTCACTGCCTCCGACGATCACAGCAAGGTATGGACGTTGCCTGGCGGCGGCGTCGAGCGATTCGAGGACCCCCTAGACACGGTGATCCGTGAGGTCGAAGAGGAAACTGGCGCCACTTCACGGGTTGTTCAGCTGTTGGGCGTTGATTCCCGGGTGATACCGAAGGACGAAGCAATTCGGGGTATGCCTCACCACAACATCGGGATATTCTACGAGGTTGTTATACGGGACAGCGAACTACGCCCTGAGCCCTCGGGGGACACTGTAATGCCAACGTGGATACCGTTCGCGCAGATCGCCTCTCTACCCCGAAGCGGTCTGGTAGACGTAGGCATGAGCCTATTTATCGAGCGCCCACAGTCGGGGCATGTTCCTTCAGTCCAGGTTAAGGGCCTGGTGCGACACTAG
- a CDS encoding recombinase family protein, translating to MDNGTEPSLPLEIPEHSEVISGQKVGYARVSSKDQNLERQTAALKKEKCFRIFDDTVSGSSTDRPGLDGALNYVRPGDQLVVMSMDRLARSLIDLHRLVDDLTARDISVKFLKEGQTYSLNSTPIAKLMLGLLGSVAEFERSIIRERQAEGIARAKARGVYKGRAKALTDEQLAQAREWVIAGVPKAEVARRLGIGRTTLYSYLSQEK from the coding sequence ATGGATAATGGAACAGAACCGTCACTACCTCTAGAGATTCCTGAACATTCTGAGGTTATTTCCGGGCAGAAAGTCGGTTACGCGCGGGTTAGCTCTAAAGATCAGAATCTGGAGCGGCAAACTGCAGCGTTGAAGAAAGAGAAGTGCTTTCGCATCTTCGACGATACTGTCAGCGGTTCGTCCACTGACCGTCCTGGGTTGGATGGGGCGTTGAATTATGTGCGTCCTGGTGACCAGCTTGTGGTTATGAGTATGGATCGGTTGGCGCGGTCGTTGATTGATTTGCACCGCCTGGTCGATGACCTCACTGCCCGCGACATTTCAGTGAAGTTTTTAAAAGAGGGTCAAACGTATTCGTTGAATTCGACTCCGATTGCCAAACTCATGCTCGGGTTGCTTGGCTCGGTGGCGGAGTTTGAGCGCTCGATTATTCGTGAGCGTCAGGCGGAGGGGATTGCGCGTGCGAAAGCCCGCGGGGTTTATAAAGGTCGCGCGAAAGCGCTCACGGATGAGCAGCTTGCCCAGGCGAGGGAGTGGGTGATTGCGGGTGTTCCGAAAGCGGAAGTTGCTCGCAGGCTCGGCATCGGTAGAACAACGCTGTATAGCTACCTCAGCCAAGAGAAATAG
- a CDS encoding helix-turn-helix domain-containing protein, which translates to MELAAARSRRLPGIPKAEVARRLGIGRTTLYSYLNQQK; encoded by the coding sequence GTGGAGCTAGCCGCCGCGCGAAGCCGAAGGTTGCCGGGTATCCCGAAGGCTGAGGTTGCCCGTAGGCTCGGCATTGGGAGGACAACCCTGTATAGCTATCTTAACCAGCAAAAATAG
- a CDS encoding DNA methyltransferase, translating into MASSTPQLVDRAQIRRSLDNFTAFWLRRVESWRERNETATEKKYAQQFWFELFNCFGVNAARMDLFEQDARRGSTGSSGYIDLFWPGVVIGEAKSLGVNLDIAHAQARDYLAGGTLNDFEMPRYILCSNFESIRLSKLGDPETRFDITFSLSELPDYIDQLRFLAGFEAVTKEEEEEASIQASKLMADLFTAMAGDDVDEAVGDEAPTDPEEEDYRTQQTSMYLTRLLFLLFGDDAGLWEQDLFYRFVLEETSAENLGPQLNSLFEVLNTPENRRQRLPEHLAKFPYVNGSIFADQMRTEYFDPDMRDALLNACRFHWSHISPAVFGSMFQLVKSKEARRGDGEHYTSEKNILKTIEPLFLDELRSEANRLIKAKSTPVKKLREFRDSLANMVFADMACGAGNFLVVAYRELRKIETAVIVEIRRREGQTGMALDVSWEQKLSIGQLYGIELNWWPAKIAETAMFLVDHQANRELAEAIGAAPERLPITITAHIIHGNALRLDWNDVLPAVSRDTYVFGNPPFRGDAREKEQQVDLEQAWEGKTAKISRLDFVTGWHAKSLDLFTNRRGSFAFVTTNSIVQGDQVPRLFKPIFEAGWRIRFAHRTFSWDSEAPGKAAVHCVIVGFDRNHEPRPRLWNYPSIKGDAVETPVERAINAYLVDGPNVLVEKESKPISPVIEETAYGSKPTDGGHLVVEIDEYDEVMADPIAAQYVHRYVGARELLHREKRWCLWLDDVNPVDITRSQILKQRVEAVREFRAASTAASTREFAQFPTLFRQRAKMDVDYLCIPSVVSETRQYFTAARLPEDVITSNLAFQTPDPDGLQFSLISSSMFITWQKTIGGRLESRLRFASTLTWYTFPVPALEDKDRERIIKAGKEILEARAIHPERSLSEHYNPLAMDMALVKAHDALDREVDKAFGADRKLTSERQRQELLFANYSQLTFGKH; encoded by the coding sequence ATGGCTTCTTCTACTCCTCAGCTAGTTGACCGTGCGCAGATTCGGCGCAGCCTTGATAACTTCACTGCTTTTTGGCTAAGGCGTGTGGAATCCTGGCGTGAGCGTAACGAGACTGCCACGGAAAAGAAATACGCCCAGCAGTTCTGGTTTGAGCTATTCAACTGCTTTGGGGTTAATGCTGCTCGTATGGATTTATTCGAGCAAGACGCACGGCGCGGTTCGACTGGTAGCAGTGGATACATTGACCTGTTTTGGCCTGGTGTGGTTATCGGAGAAGCCAAGTCCCTTGGCGTCAACCTAGATATCGCCCATGCCCAGGCTCGTGACTACCTTGCGGGTGGCACACTCAACGACTTTGAGATGCCACGCTATATTCTCTGCTCCAATTTTGAGTCCATCAGGCTAAGCAAGCTGGGCGATCCCGAGACACGCTTCGACATTACGTTCTCGCTTTCGGAGCTACCGGACTATATAGATCAGCTCCGGTTCCTTGCAGGCTTTGAGGCCGTCACAAAAGAAGAAGAGGAAGAAGCCTCTATCCAGGCTTCTAAGCTGATGGCCGATTTGTTCACGGCTATGGCTGGTGATGACGTTGATGAAGCAGTAGGTGATGAGGCTCCAACTGACCCGGAGGAAGAAGATTACCGAACCCAGCAAACCTCCATGTACCTCACCCGCCTGCTATTTCTCTTGTTCGGAGATGATGCGGGACTGTGGGAGCAAGACCTCTTTTACCGTTTCGTATTAGAGGAAACCAGCGCTGAAAATCTCGGGCCACAACTGAATTCTCTTTTCGAGGTACTTAACACTCCTGAGAATCGTCGCCAGCGGCTCCCTGAGCACTTAGCCAAATTTCCTTACGTTAACGGCTCTATCTTCGCTGACCAGATGCGCACAGAGTACTTCGATCCCGATATGCGTGACGCATTGCTCAACGCCTGCCGTTTCCACTGGTCGCATATCTCGCCTGCGGTCTTTGGCTCCATGTTCCAGCTGGTCAAATCTAAAGAGGCTCGTCGCGGTGACGGTGAGCATTACACCAGTGAGAAGAATATTCTGAAAACGATTGAGCCGTTATTCCTGGATGAGCTCCGCTCTGAAGCAAACCGTCTTATCAAAGCGAAGTCCACGCCAGTAAAGAAGCTGCGGGAGTTCCGTGATTCACTCGCTAACATGGTATTCGCTGACATGGCTTGCGGTGCAGGAAACTTCTTGGTCGTGGCTTATCGTGAACTGCGTAAGATTGAGACAGCGGTGATTGTCGAAATCCGTCGTCGCGAGGGTCAAACCGGCATGGCCTTAGATGTGTCCTGGGAGCAGAAGCTGTCCATCGGGCAGCTCTACGGCATTGAGCTGAATTGGTGGCCAGCAAAGATTGCTGAGACTGCAATGTTTCTAGTTGACCACCAGGCTAATCGTGAGCTTGCCGAAGCCATTGGTGCTGCCCCTGAACGTCTACCCATCACAATCACTGCCCACATTATCCACGGCAACGCACTCCGCCTTGACTGGAATGATGTGTTACCAGCTGTCTCCAGAGATACGTATGTCTTTGGCAATCCCCCTTTCCGTGGTGACGCAAGAGAGAAAGAACAGCAGGTAGACTTAGAGCAAGCCTGGGAAGGTAAAACTGCCAAGATTTCACGTTTAGACTTCGTGACCGGCTGGCACGCGAAAAGCCTAGACCTTTTCACTAATCGTCGGGGGTCATTTGCTTTCGTGACCACTAACTCCATCGTCCAAGGCGATCAAGTACCTCGTCTGTTCAAACCTATTTTTGAGGCTGGCTGGCGTATCCGTTTCGCCCACCGGACGTTTTCGTGGGACTCCGAAGCGCCAGGAAAAGCTGCAGTTCACTGCGTCATCGTCGGGTTCGACCGTAATCACGAACCCCGGCCGCGCCTGTGGAACTACCCCAGCATCAAAGGTGATGCGGTAGAAACTCCGGTAGAGAGAGCTATTAACGCTTACCTTGTCGATGGACCAAATGTGTTGGTGGAAAAGGAATCTAAGCCAATTTCTCCTGTTATTGAGGAAACTGCCTATGGTTCTAAACCCACTGACGGTGGCCATCTCGTTGTAGAGATTGACGAGTATGACGAAGTAATGGCAGATCCTATCGCAGCTCAATATGTCCACCGCTACGTCGGAGCACGCGAGCTACTGCACAGAGAGAAACGCTGGTGTCTGTGGCTCGATGACGTAAATCCTGTGGATATCACCCGATCGCAGATACTTAAACAGCGTGTGGAAGCGGTGCGTGAATTTCGGGCAGCTTCCACAGCTGCGAGTACTCGCGAATTTGCTCAGTTTCCAACGCTTTTCCGTCAACGGGCAAAAATGGATGTTGACTATCTATGCATTCCAAGTGTCGTTAGCGAGACTCGACAGTATTTCACTGCTGCGAGGCTCCCGGAAGATGTCATTACGAGTAATCTTGCTTTCCAAACCCCTGACCCAGACGGATTACAGTTTTCTCTAATTTCTTCATCAATGTTTATCACGTGGCAGAAAACTATCGGCGGCCGTCTTGAATCACGTTTACGGTTTGCTTCTACATTGACCTGGTACACATTCCCAGTCCCCGCGTTGGAAGATAAAGATAGGGAAAGAATTATTAAGGCTGGAAAGGAAATCCTGGAGGCTCGTGCGATTCATCCAGAGCGCTCATTATCAGAGCACTATAACCCTCTTGCTATGGATATGGCCTTAGTGAAAGCTCACGATGCGCTTGATAGGGAAGTCGATAAGGCTTTTGGTGCAGACCGTAAGCTCACAAGTGAGCGCCAACGCCAAGAGCTGCTTTTCGCAAACTACTCTCAACTTACTTTTGGCAAACACTAA
- a CDS encoding recombinase family protein has protein sequence MTCHLLLFLDDVRRPGLDGTLDYARPGDQLVVMSMDRLARSLIDLHRLVDELTSQDISVKFLKEGQTYSLNSTPIAKLMLGLLGSVAEFERSIIRERQAEGIARAKARGVYHGRAKALSDEQLAQAREWVDVGIPKAEVARRLGIGRTTLYSYLKQEK, from the coding sequence CTGACATGCCACCTTCTACTTTTCCTTGACGATGTTCGCCGCCCGGGCTTAGATGGGACACTGGATTACGCACGTCCTGGTGACCAGCTTGTGGTTATGAGTATGGATCGGTTGGCGCGGTCGTTGATTGATTTGCACCGCCTGGTCGATGAGCTGACCAGTCAGGATATTTCAGTGAAGTTCCTGAAAGAGGGGCAAACGTATTCGTTGAATTCGACGCCGATTGCCAAGCTCATGCTCGGGTTGCTTGGGTCGGTGGCGGAGTTTGAGCGTTCTATTATTCGTGAGCGTCAGGCGGAGGGGATTGCTCGCGCGAAGGCCCGCGGGGTTTATCATGGTCGCGCGAAAGCGCTGTCTGATGAGCAGCTTGCCCAGGCGAGGGAGTGGGTGGACGTTGGCATCCCAAAAGCTGAGGTGGCGCGCAGGCTCGGTATTGGCCGGACAACGCTATATAGCTACCTCAAGCAGGAGAAGTAG
- a CDS encoding helix-turn-helix domain-containing protein, with the protein MYQGRAKALTDEQLAQAQEWVSAGVPKAEVARRLGIGRTTLYSYLNKVG; encoded by the coding sequence ATTTATCAAGGCCGCGCGAAAGCCTTGACTGATGAGCAACTTGCCCAGGCACAAGAGTGGGTGAGCGCGGGCGTTCCGAAGGCAGAGGTTGCGCGCAGGCTCGGCATTGGCCGCACAACGCTATATAGCTACCTCAACAAAGTTGGATAG
- a CDS encoding helix-turn-helix domain-containing protein, with amino-acid sequence MLTDEQLAQAQEWVDAGIPKAEVARRLGIGRTTLYSYLKQEK; translated from the coding sequence GTGCTGACTGATGAGCAGCTTGCCCAGGCACAAGAGTGGGTGGATGCTGGTATCCCAAAAGCTGAGGTGGCGCGCAGGCTCGGTATTGGCCGGACAACGCTATATAGCTACCTCAAGCAGGAGAAGTAG
- a CDS encoding IS1249 family transposase, producing the protein MPEIRPRCPLCTGEMKKNGKRNARTRWRCKNTTCGISEQTHRPDITAKRHFTYFHNHVTGIYPITECARLMKVSTRTVYRYFEPLWLIEIPNNPDKHRIHDQIFIDGTYTAAGCLLIASTSDHVLCWHWCKHETTHAYTQLLSKLAAPLCVVLDGGQGAQAAIKKLWPNTLIQRCLIHAQRVVRRYVTSRPRTEAGREIYNLALELTSRETVQQARKWAVDLHKYGIKHHDFLNEKTPLPPEINRTGKRYEFTHRRVRSAYNSLTNLHKKGHLFIYLTPPKQAIDKKSWASNTNRLEGGINSQLKFIARCHRGRGGERQRKMLEWWLYNKTPLPGDPHKIARQQNWGKDQLAKVHVLTHTENHTNHETGRPALYDNAIPTEYNHSVGIRKGTIR; encoded by the coding sequence ATGCCCGAAATACGACCACGATGCCCACTATGCACTGGGGAAATGAAGAAAAATGGGAAAAGAAACGCACGCACCCGATGGCGCTGTAAAAACACCACCTGCGGAATATCCGAACAAACCCACCGACCAGACATCACTGCCAAGCGCCACTTCACCTACTTCCACAACCACGTCACCGGCATCTACCCAATCACCGAATGCGCCAGGCTGATGAAAGTATCCACCCGCACCGTATACCGATACTTCGAACCACTATGGCTTATCGAAATACCCAACAACCCTGACAAACACCGCATCCACGACCAAATCTTTATCGACGGCACCTACACCGCAGCCGGATGTCTACTCATAGCCTCAACCTCCGACCACGTCTTGTGCTGGCACTGGTGCAAACACGAAACCACCCACGCCTACACACAGCTACTCTCTAAACTCGCAGCACCCTTATGCGTGGTACTCGACGGTGGACAAGGTGCTCAAGCCGCCATCAAAAAGCTCTGGCCTAACACCTTGATCCAACGCTGCCTCATCCACGCCCAACGAGTTGTTCGCCGCTACGTCACCTCCCGGCCACGGACYGAAGCCGGACGCGAAATCTATAATCTCGCCTTAGAACTAACAAGCAGAGAAACCGTGCAACAAGCCCGAAAATGGGCCGTCGACCTCCACAAATATGGAATCAAACACCACGATTTCCTCAACGAGAAAACCCCCTTGCCCCCAGAAATAAACCGCACCGGCAAACGCTATGAATTCACCCACCGCAGAGTCCGCAGCGCCTATAACTCGCTGACTAACCTGCACAAAAAGGGACACCTATTTATCTACCTCACCCCACCAAAACAAGCGATAGACAAAAAATCTTGGGCATCAAATACCAACAGACTAGAAGGCGGCATCAACTCGCAACTGAAATTCATCGCTCGCTGCCACCGCGGGCGCGGCGGGGAACGGCAAAGAAAAATGCTCGAATGGTGGCTCTACAACAAAACACCACTGCCTGGCGACCCACACAAGATCGCCAGACAGCAGAACTGGGGAAAAGACCAACTCGCCAAAGTCCACGTCTTAACCCACACCGAGAACCACACCAACCACGAAACCGGAAGGCCAGCCCTCTACGACAATGCTATCCCAACCGAATACAACCACTCAGTAGGAATCAGAAAAGGAACCATCCGCTAA
- a CDS encoding IS256 family transposase — MDSVAKRDPEDSAKIKAIEQKLLANPEISKLIDELGTTATDANDLVRGLLQASVTRGLEAEMDAHLGYSKGDREAKAAGGGDNYRNGSYVKKVDSNYGPVDVTVPRDRQGTFLPTMVPKGSRRLTDVDDMIISLYAGGMTVRDIQHHMATVMRVDISHETISAVTDAVLDEVMIWQNRQLDEFYPVIFLDALRIKVRDGGRVVNKSAFLAIGVDMDGIKHILGIWLAKEEGASFWAHVCANLASRGVQDVFIVCCDGLKGLPEAVEATWPDSMVQTCVVHLIRAANRWVAYGDRKTVSAALKKVYTAPDEATARAALDEFADSELGQKYPQSVKVWSDAWERFVPFLQFPPMARKVIYTTNSIESMNNELRKATRNRVQFTNDDSAIKTLWLMICNIEDKRAAKRAKQGKKAAATSGRLIEGRKVTNWKQAINQMAVAYPERFTNYL, encoded by the coding sequence ATGGATTCTGTGGCGAAACGAGATCCGGAAGATTCCGCGAAGATTAAAGCGATCGAGCAGAAACTGCTCGCGAACCCGGAGATATCCAAGCTCATTGACGAGCTGGGAACCACAGCAACGGACGCCAACGACCTAGTCCGGGGATTACTGCAAGCTTCGGTCACCCGTGGCTTGGAAGCCGAAATGGATGCCCACCTGGGTTATTCCAAAGGCGATCGTGAGGCCAAAGCGGCCGGTGGTGGCGATAATTATCGCAACGGCTCCTATGTCAAAAAGGTTGATTCGAACTACGGCCCGGTCGATGTCACCGTCCCACGTGATCGGCAGGGCACGTTCTTGCCCACGATGGTGCCGAAAGGCTCACGCAGGTTAACCGATGTCGATGACATGATCATCAGTTTGTATGCCGGTGGCATGACAGTGCGCGATATCCAGCATCATATGGCCACGGTCATGAGGGTTGATATCTCGCATGAAACGATTTCCGCAGTGACTGATGCGGTGCTAGATGAAGTCATGATCTGGCAAAACCGTCAGCTAGACGAGTTCTACCCGGTAATATTCCTCGATGCGCTGCGTATCAAAGTTCGCGACGGTGGACGAGTAGTTAACAAGTCCGCCTTTTTGGCTATCGGCGTGGATATGGACGGGATCAAACACATCCTGGGTATCTGGTTGGCGAAAGAAGAAGGCGCCTCCTTCTGGGCTCATGTGTGCGCGAACCTGGCAAGCCGTGGAGTCCAGGACGTGTTTATTGTCTGCTGCGATGGTTTGAAAGGCCTGCCGGAAGCGGTGGAAGCAACGTGGCCGGATTCGATGGTGCAGACCTGTGTGGTGCATTTGATTCGTGCAGCAAACCGGTGGGTGGCCTATGGCGATCGTAAGACCGTATCTGCGGCGTTGAAGAAGGTGTATACCGCGCCTGACGAGGCAACCGCACGTGCAGCGTTGGATGAATTCGCCGACTCAGAACTGGGCCAGAAATATCCCCAATCAGTCAAGGTCTGGTCCGATGCGTGGGAGCGTTTCGTGCCGTTTCTGCAGTTCCCGCCGATGGCCAGAAAGGTCATCTATACGACAAACTCGATTGAGTCGATGAATAACGAGCTGCGTAAAGCTACCCGTAACCGCGTGCAATTTACCAATGATGATTCCGCGATTAAGACGCTGTGGTTGATGATCTGCAATATTGAGGATAAACGCGCGGCTAAACGCGCAAAACAGGGCAAGAAAGCTGCTGCTACCAGCGGAAGACTCATCGAAGGCAGAAAGGTCACCAACTGGAAACAAGCCATCAACCAAATGGCCGTGGCCTACCCCGAACGATTCACCAACTACCTATAA